The following proteins are co-located in the Petrotoga miotherma DSM 10691 genome:
- a CDS encoding PolC-type DNA polymerase III translates to MQDIKNFLMENVGFVPFELSGEIIVKDEEAEINLQDIGKDIDEASLKLFFSRLLKREVKISFTNDEGPEFIVRNWQQLIMNHRLKDYLRLLKPEYNQKNKIVFKTYSPIVINRLTKEKEELDNILFKYLGDRIPYQIMIDESLKPTFIDDSYHRPDTEDSNLMSNSDISKKLDDTERVVIMGRDFKKVPQPLSLLPSNEGSNVVVNGKIFYKEYNEKGPISTLYITDKKSSAVVKTFSETANNLNNELDEGDNVLIEGSIFYDSFSHEFAIRPTNIVKLKEETLERKDNYPTKRVELHLHSKLSAMEGLLDVGEIVKTIKNWGHKAVAITDSGVVQSIPEFYEKAVAVGIKPIFGIQAYVVDEFVNIISLLTKDKKISETEFVVFDLETTGLEPAMNEIIEIGAVKIKNMKIVSKFHRLVKPRKPVSNFTSNFTGITNQMLEVEKPIEEVLPQFLSFIEGAVLVAHNAIFDYRFIREWVRRVYNEHFEQTYIDTVALSKSLLTLKSYGLAKVVEELKLGSFEHHRAHEDANITALVFLKLIEMAKSQNVEMLSDLEKLKKFIDFKRIQPNDTTILVKNKTGLKNLYKLVSNAHVKYFYRVPRILKSELSRMREGLLIGSSGTEDGEIFQTYLRGGSHDEIIEIAKFYDYLELTPLDALSDKTISEEQLKKIYQDIYNLGNELNMPVVMVSNAHYLDKEDQIFYNALKVGEKRKTSSAHRYLRTTDEMIEEAQRIFGDKEIAEKIVITNTNEIADQIEIIKPLSNKLHPPKIENAEVEIEELAKKKAYEIYGNPLPEIVESRLNRELESIVKHGYAVLYLIAQKIVQKSLEDGYLVGSRGSVGSSLVATMLGITEINPLPPHYICPSCKNVEFFDKEEIGSGYDLVDKRCEKCGAKMKKDGQDIPFETFMGFEGDKIPDIDLNFSGDYQNMAHKYIEKMFGEDHVFRAGTISTIADRTAFGFAKKYCEEQGIVKNSEIMRIVKAITGVKRTTGQHPGGLMIVPKEEEVYDYTPIQFPANDNKSNVQTTHFDYHVIHNDLVKLDALGHDDPTFIKMMSDLTGVDPMTIPMDDKKTLSLFSSTKALKIDLKNELGTTVGTLGVPEFGTTFVRMMLEDTRPKSFSELVRISGLSHGTDVWAGIAKNWIDRKIATLDEVISCRDDIMNYLLSKGAPPKSAFSIMEKVRKGKGINEEDIELMKELKVPEWFIISCQKIKYLFPKAHAAAYVSMAFRIAWFKVHYPLAFYSTYFTVKGDEFNLKVIFSGRDAIKKRIFELRNMDLDVRKKNEMVVLELALEMMLRGYNFKMVDLNKSDSKKFLIDGNSLVVPFIKVPNLGEKAAENIIKSRESGFKSIEDFAAKSGCNRTNVETLRKLGVLKDLPETNQMSLFKG, encoded by the coding sequence ATGCAGGATATTAAAAATTTCTTGATGGAAAATGTAGGTTTTGTTCCTTTTGAACTAAGTGGAGAAATCATTGTAAAAGACGAAGAGGCAGAAATCAATTTACAGGATATAGGTAAAGATATCGATGAAGCTTCATTGAAGCTTTTCTTTAGTAGACTTCTCAAGAGAGAAGTCAAAATCTCTTTTACAAATGATGAAGGACCTGAATTTATCGTAAGAAATTGGCAACAGTTGATAATGAATCATCGTTTAAAAGATTATCTAAGACTTTTAAAGCCAGAATATAACCAAAAAAACAAAATAGTATTTAAAACGTACTCACCGATAGTAATAAACAGGCTAACAAAAGAAAAAGAGGAATTGGATAATATTTTATTTAAATATCTCGGTGACAGAATCCCTTATCAAATCATGATAGATGAAAGTTTAAAACCCACTTTTATCGATGATAGTTATCACAGGCCTGATACCGAGGATAGTAACTTGATGTCTAATTCAGATATTTCCAAAAAATTAGATGATACAGAAAGAGTCGTAATTATGGGAAGGGATTTTAAAAAGGTACCACAACCGTTATCGTTACTTCCTTCAAATGAAGGAAGTAACGTGGTAGTTAACGGGAAAATATTTTACAAAGAGTACAATGAAAAAGGTCCTATATCTACTCTTTATATCACTGATAAAAAAAGTTCCGCGGTTGTAAAAACATTTTCTGAAACGGCTAATAATTTAAACAATGAATTAGATGAGGGAGATAACGTATTAATTGAAGGAAGCATTTTTTATGATTCTTTTAGTCATGAATTTGCAATTAGACCTACAAATATAGTTAAGTTAAAAGAAGAAACTCTCGAAAGGAAAGATAACTACCCCACAAAAAGGGTGGAGCTTCATTTGCATTCAAAACTAAGTGCTATGGAAGGTTTACTCGATGTGGGCGAAATAGTGAAGACGATAAAAAATTGGGGCCATAAGGCGGTAGCTATAACTGATTCTGGTGTTGTTCAAAGTATTCCAGAATTTTATGAAAAAGCGGTCGCAGTAGGTATTAAACCAATTTTTGGGATTCAAGCATATGTCGTTGATGAATTTGTAAATATTATAAGTTTGCTGACAAAAGATAAAAAAATAAGTGAAACTGAGTTTGTTGTTTTTGACTTGGAAACCACTGGATTAGAACCTGCCATGAACGAAATTATTGAGATTGGTGCCGTGAAAATAAAGAATATGAAAATCGTGTCTAAGTTTCATCGTTTGGTGAAGCCAAGAAAACCTGTCTCAAACTTTACAAGTAATTTCACAGGTATAACGAATCAGATGCTGGAAGTTGAAAAACCGATAGAGGAAGTCCTACCTCAATTTTTGAGTTTCATAGAAGGTGCGGTTTTAGTTGCACATAACGCAATTTTTGATTACCGTTTTATACGGGAATGGGTTAGAAGAGTTTATAATGAACACTTTGAGCAAACTTATATAGATACCGTAGCCCTTTCAAAATCCTTGTTAACTTTGAAAAGCTATGGCTTGGCTAAGGTAGTTGAGGAGCTAAAACTCGGTAGTTTTGAACACCATAGGGCTCATGAAGACGCTAATATAACCGCTTTGGTGTTTTTAAAACTTATAGAAATGGCAAAATCCCAGAATGTGGAAATGTTGTCTGATCTTGAAAAATTAAAAAAATTCATAGATTTTAAGAGAATCCAACCGAACGATACGACTATTTTAGTCAAAAACAAAACCGGTCTTAAAAACCTTTATAAACTTGTTTCAAATGCCCATGTAAAATATTTTTACAGAGTACCCAGGATTTTAAAAAGTGAACTATCCCGAATGAGAGAAGGTTTGTTGATAGGTAGTAGTGGAACCGAAGATGGAGAAATCTTTCAGACCTATCTCAGAGGTGGATCTCATGATGAAATTATCGAAATCGCCAAATTTTACGATTATCTGGAATTAACCCCATTGGACGCTTTATCAGATAAAACTATTTCAGAAGAACAATTAAAAAAGATCTATCAAGATATATATAATCTTGGTAACGAATTGAACATGCCAGTTGTAATGGTCTCAAACGCTCATTACTTAGATAAAGAAGATCAAATCTTTTACAACGCATTAAAAGTAGGGGAAAAGAGAAAGACTTCTTCTGCACACAGATATTTGCGTACAACTGATGAGATGATAGAAGAAGCTCAAAGAATTTTTGGGGATAAAGAAATAGCCGAGAAAATTGTCATAACCAATACTAATGAGATTGCAGATCAAATAGAAATAATAAAGCCTCTTAGTAACAAACTTCATCCTCCAAAAATAGAGAACGCAGAAGTAGAGATAGAAGAACTTGCGAAGAAAAAAGCGTATGAAATATATGGGAATCCTTTACCAGAAATTGTTGAAAGCCGATTGAATAGAGAACTAGAATCCATCGTAAAACATGGTTATGCGGTACTTTATCTAATAGCCCAAAAAATCGTACAAAAATCTTTAGAAGATGGGTACTTGGTTGGTTCCAGGGGTTCCGTTGGTTCTTCTTTGGTGGCTACTATGTTGGGAATAACTGAGATAAATCCTCTACCTCCTCATTATATATGTCCAAGTTGTAAAAATGTGGAGTTTTTTGATAAAGAGGAAATAGGTTCAGGGTATGATCTTGTCGATAAAAGATGTGAAAAATGTGGAGCAAAAATGAAAAAAGATGGCCAAGATATCCCATTTGAAACATTCATGGGATTTGAAGGTGACAAAATACCCGATATAGATTTGAATTTTTCTGGAGATTACCAAAACATGGCACATAAATACATAGAAAAAATGTTCGGAGAAGATCATGTTTTTCGAGCGGGTACTATATCAACAATTGCAGATAGAACTGCCTTTGGCTTCGCTAAAAAATATTGCGAAGAGCAGGGGATAGTAAAAAATAGTGAAATAATGAGAATAGTCAAGGCGATAACAGGGGTAAAACGAACGACAGGACAACATCCCGGTGGCTTAATGATAGTTCCAAAAGAAGAGGAAGTTTACGATTACACACCGATTCAGTTCCCCGCCAATGATAATAAATCAAATGTTCAAACTACTCATTTTGATTACCACGTAATACATAACGATCTTGTAAAATTAGATGCACTCGGGCACGATGACCCTACATTCATTAAAATGATGTCTGATTTAACTGGGGTAGACCCCATGACTATTCCCATGGACGACAAGAAAACCTTGAGTTTATTCTCTTCTACAAAAGCATTGAAAATAGACTTAAAAAATGAATTGGGTACAACCGTTGGAACGTTAGGGGTCCCGGAGTTTGGTACTACTTTTGTCAGAATGATGTTGGAAGACACAAGGCCAAAGAGTTTTTCTGAATTGGTAAGAATATCTGGCTTATCACATGGCACCGATGTATGGGCTGGAATAGCTAAAAACTGGATCGACAGGAAGATTGCAACTTTAGACGAGGTAATTTCTTGTAGAGATGATATAATGAATTATTTATTATCCAAAGGCGCTCCACCCAAAAGTGCTTTTTCGATAATGGAAAAGGTGAGAAAAGGCAAAGGTATCAACGAAGAAGACATTGAACTAATGAAAGAATTAAAAGTGCCTGAATGGTTTATCATCTCTTGTCAAAAAATTAAATATCTCTTTCCAAAAGCTCATGCGGCTGCTTACGTTAGTATGGCCTTTAGAATCGCATGGTTTAAAGTTCATTATCCATTAGCTTTTTATTCTACGTATTTTACCGTCAAAGGTGATGAATTCAACTTAAAAGTCATTTTCTCCGGTAGAGATGCCATCAAAAAAAGGATATTTGAACTGCGTAATATGGATTTGGATGTTCGCAAAAAAAATGAGATGGTCGTATTAGAGTTGGCATTGGAAATGATGCTCAGAGGTTATAATTTTAAAATGGTTGATTTGAACAAGTCTGATTCAAAAAAGTTTTTGATAGATGGAAATTCTCTTGTTGTGCCTTTTATCAAGGTCCCTAATCTAGGGGAAAAAGCTGCAGAAAATATTATTAAATCAAGAGAGAGCGGGTTTAAATCCATAGAAGATTTTGCTGCAAAGAGTGGGTGTAACAGAACGAACGTGGAGACTTTAAGGAAATTAGGGGTATTGAAAGACTTGCCAGAAACAAATCAAATGTCACTATTTAAAGGATGA
- the ruvC gene encoding crossover junction endodeoxyribonuclease RuvC: MVILGIDPGYGRIGYGVLEKKGNMFNLIDYGVIYTSKEDELPKRLLNIDEQLRNLIETYKPDESAVEKLYFFKNVATAIQVGEARGVILLCLEKENIPIYEYTPFQIKQAVTGYGRAEKGQIQRTLKLLLKLEKTPTPDDAADALATAFCHGNFRRSFKNAGY; encoded by the coding sequence ATGGTAATTTTGGGAATAGATCCAGGCTACGGAAGGATAGGATACGGCGTCCTTGAAAAAAAAGGTAACATGTTCAACTTAATTGATTATGGTGTAATATACACCAGCAAAGAAGACGAACTTCCCAAAAGGTTACTGAACATAGACGAACAGCTTAGAAACTTAATAGAAACCTATAAGCCTGATGAGTCTGCTGTAGAAAAATTGTACTTCTTTAAAAACGTTGCAACCGCCATACAGGTAGGAGAGGCTAGAGGTGTTATACTACTTTGTTTAGAAAAAGAAAATATACCAATTTATGAATACACACCTTTTCAGATAAAACAGGCTGTTACAGGATATGGAAGGGCTGAAAAAGGACAGATTCAAAGGACTTTAAAATTATTATTGAAGTTGGAAAAGACACCTACTCCAGATGATGCAGCAGACGCATTAGCCACGGCTTTTTGTCATGGAAATTTTAGGAGGAGCTTCAAAAATGCAGGATATTAA